One region of Streptomyces sp. CG4 genomic DNA includes:
- a CDS encoding GNAT family N-acetyltransferase, which produces MSSRTSPISQPITIRRAVAQDAKRLTRLVRGSGAYEGKYAAAVAGYRVGPDYIEAHRAFVAVGADEHGGRVIGFYSLVLAPPELDLLFVADEAQGRGIGRLLVAHMQSEARAAGLDRVKVVSHLPAEDFYHRVGAVRTGTALANPPAVPWDRPKFEFRIPSE; this is translated from the coding sequence ATGAGTTCACGCACTTCTCCGATCAGCCAGCCGATCACGATACGGAGGGCAGTCGCGCAGGATGCCAAACGGCTCACGCGGCTCGTGCGTGGCTCAGGGGCCTACGAGGGTAAGTACGCAGCCGCAGTGGCGGGCTACCGGGTCGGTCCTGATTACATCGAAGCCCACCGCGCCTTCGTAGCCGTCGGCGCCGACGAGCATGGAGGCCGGGTCATCGGGTTCTACTCGCTCGTCCTCGCTCCACCGGAGCTGGACCTGCTGTTCGTCGCCGACGAAGCGCAAGGACGCGGTATTGGACGGCTGCTCGTCGCGCACATGCAGTCCGAGGCCCGTGCTGCCGGGCTCGACCGTGTCAAGGTTGTGTCACATCTTCCCGCCGAGGACTTCTACCACCGCGTCGGTGCAGTGCGGACCGGGACCGCGCTCGCGAACCCGCCCGCCGTGCCGTGGGACCGTCCCAAATTCGAGTTTCGTATCCCTTCGGAATGA
- a CDS encoding cupin domain-containing protein produces the protein MTDDQSRNPARPLLRRPQDGELIDVAGVAHFFRLTGKHTGGRFAFEEFGLAPGVVGARPHVHDGHDEYFYVLEGELTLHTGDGEVAVGAGHLLAATRGTPHGFRNAGSTPVRALCLYTPAGYENYFRDVHAAVSSGAEVTDELLAEFRSRYRTSSY, from the coding sequence ATGACCGACGACCAGTCCCGGAATCCCGCTCGTCCCCTGCTGCGACGCCCTCAGGACGGTGAGCTCATAGACGTTGCCGGTGTTGCTCACTTCTTCCGGCTCACCGGCAAGCACACGGGCGGACGCTTCGCCTTCGAGGAGTTCGGTCTGGCCCCCGGAGTAGTCGGCGCCAGACCGCACGTCCACGATGGACACGACGAGTACTTCTACGTCCTCGAAGGGGAGTTGACCCTCCACACCGGGGACGGTGAGGTAGCGGTCGGCGCCGGGCACCTGCTCGCCGCGACCCGCGGCACCCCGCATGGCTTCCGCAATGCGGGCTCGACTCCGGTACGGGCCCTGTGTCTGTACACCCCTGCCGGCTACGAAAACTACTTCCGTGATGTCCACGCCGCGGTGAGTTCCGGGGCCGAAGTGACCGATGAGCTGCTGGCAGAATTTCGCAGCCGCTACCGGACCAGTTCCTACTAG
- a CDS encoding LLM class flavin-dependent oxidoreductase yields the protein MIDVPISALEVAVVESGTRGVETLRDTATFARRLELLGYHRIWYAEHHHSPAIGAFPPVVLIAHAAASTSAIRLGSGGVLAPNHAPLTLAEQFGTLAALHPDRIDLGIGRGPGTFDEATARALRRGAGPATDAQYHDDVAAILSFLVDEVALGPLPEPWLLCSSTAGAALAARLGLPIAVAHHIRPDNTFTVLERYRAAFTPSRWCEQPRVVVCVEAICAETEQEAAWRAGPMDVVKAGLLKGLSEIPFPTPADAAAHPFTAEERQALAGFRAQQACGTPEAVVRRLAQLAAETGADELMLTTPVYDLDARVRSYDLIKKHCEATKAP from the coding sequence ATGATCGATGTGCCGATTTCAGCGCTGGAAGTCGCGGTGGTCGAATCAGGGACCCGTGGCGTGGAGACCCTGCGTGACACCGCCACCTTCGCTCGCAGGCTCGAACTACTGGGGTATCACCGGATCTGGTACGCCGAGCACCACCATTCGCCCGCGATCGGCGCGTTCCCACCCGTGGTGCTGATTGCTCATGCGGCGGCCTCGACCTCAGCCATCCGGCTCGGATCGGGCGGAGTGCTGGCGCCCAACCATGCGCCCCTCACACTGGCGGAGCAGTTCGGAACACTGGCCGCGTTGCACCCGGACCGCATCGACCTGGGTATCGGCCGCGGCCCTGGAACCTTCGACGAGGCCACCGCGCGGGCATTGCGCCGCGGAGCCGGACCGGCGACGGACGCGCAGTACCACGACGACGTCGCTGCGATCCTGTCCTTTCTGGTCGACGAAGTGGCACTCGGCCCGCTGCCGGAGCCATGGCTGCTGTGCTCCAGTACCGCAGGTGCCGCCCTCGCAGCGCGACTCGGCCTGCCGATCGCCGTCGCACACCACATCCGGCCCGACAACACCTTCACGGTGCTGGAACGCTACCGTGCGGCGTTCACCCCGTCCCGCTGGTGCGAGCAACCCCGGGTTGTGGTGTGCGTGGAGGCGATATGCGCTGAGACGGAGCAGGAAGCGGCGTGGCGAGCCGGGCCCATGGACGTCGTCAAGGCCGGGCTGCTCAAAGGTCTGAGCGAGATTCCCTTCCCCACGCCCGCGGATGCCGCCGCCCATCCCTTCACGGCGGAGGAACGGCAGGCGCTTGCTGGTTTCCGCGCACAGCAGGCGTGCGGGACGCCCGAGGCCGTCGTACGCCGGCTCGCGCAACTGGCCGCCGAGACCGGAGCAGACGAACTCATGCTGACCACACCTGTCTACGACCTCGACGCCCGCGTGCGCTCCTACGACCTCATCAAGAAGCACTGCGAGGCCACGAAAGCGCCGTGA
- a CDS encoding metallophosphoesterase has product MTDTSETRSADSAAHATQQSRLHRLMRYLPLIAPVLLWTVPCWLLLHTGQHWPLPVTLAGTALFALGLIGMPLAMVRGHGRRQQDWAAIVGDTLLGAIWTLFTWSVVLGVPLRLALTVTGVGDGQDRARIVTWAVLGAATVLLTWGYAEARRVPRVRRLDVQLPRLGAGLDGTRVVLITDTHYGPLDRARWSARVCETVNTLKADLVCHTGDIADGTAERRRAQAAPLGTVQATRARVYVTGNHEYYSEAQGWVDLMDELGWEPLRNRHLLLERGGDTLVVAGVDDVTAESSGLAGHGAHLAGALHGADPDHPVLLLAHQPKFVDRAAAGGVDLQLSGHTHGGQIWPFHHLVRIDQPALAGLSRHGTRTLLYTSRGTGFWGPPFRVFAPSEITLLVLRSPRRPPTP; this is encoded by the coding sequence GTGACCGACACCAGCGAAACCCGATCCGCCGACAGTGCAGCGCACGCGACTCAGCAGAGCCGACTGCACCGTCTGATGCGCTACCTCCCCCTGATCGCCCCCGTCCTGCTGTGGACCGTGCCCTGCTGGCTGCTGCTGCACACCGGCCAGCACTGGCCGCTCCCTGTCACGCTCGCCGGCACCGCCCTGTTCGCCCTCGGCCTGATCGGTATGCCGCTCGCGATGGTGCGCGGCCACGGCCGACGCCAGCAGGACTGGGCGGCGATCGTCGGAGACACCCTCCTGGGCGCCATCTGGACCCTGTTCACCTGGTCCGTCGTGCTCGGCGTCCCGCTGCGGCTCGCCCTGACCGTGACCGGCGTCGGCGACGGCCAGGACCGGGCCCGGATCGTCACCTGGGCGGTCCTCGGCGCAGCCACCGTGCTGCTCACCTGGGGGTACGCCGAGGCCCGCCGCGTACCACGGGTACGCCGCCTGGACGTGCAACTTCCGCGCCTGGGGGCCGGGTTGGACGGCACCCGCGTCGTCCTCATCACCGACACCCACTACGGCCCGCTCGACCGCGCCCGCTGGTCGGCGCGAGTCTGCGAGACGGTCAACACGCTGAAGGCCGACCTGGTCTGCCACACCGGAGACATCGCGGACGGCACGGCCGAACGCCGCCGCGCCCAGGCCGCCCCACTCGGCACCGTGCAGGCCACCCGGGCCCGGGTCTACGTCACCGGCAACCACGAGTACTACAGCGAGGCCCAGGGCTGGGTCGACCTGATGGACGAGCTGGGCTGGGAGCCGCTGCGCAACCGCCATCTGCTGCTCGAACGCGGCGGCGACACCCTCGTGGTCGCCGGCGTGGACGACGTCACGGCCGAGTCCTCCGGCCTCGCCGGCCACGGCGCCCACCTCGCCGGAGCCCTGCACGGTGCCGACCCCGACCACCCCGTCCTGCTCCTCGCCCACCAGCCCAAGTTCGTCGACCGGGCGGCAGCCGGCGGCGTCGACCTCCAGCTCTCCGGCCACACCCACGGCGGCCAGATCTGGCCCTTCCACCACCTGGTCCGCATCGACCAGCCCGCCCTCGCCGGCCTCAGCCGCCACGGCACCCGCACCCTCCTCTACACCAGCCGTGGCACCGGCTTCTGGGGCCCGCCCTTCCGCGTCTTCGCCCCGAGCGAGATCACCCTGCTCGTACTCCGCTCCCCGCGACGGCCCCCCACGCCGTAG